A stretch of DNA from Cryptococcus neoformans var. grubii H99 chromosome 14, complete sequence:
tcggCATTCAAAGTGTAGAGGCCTTGCGATGTCTCTTCATTGTTCTGTTCATCCTATTATGGGGTTATTTCTTTGATGAGTTTCCATGTTTGGCAGGAATAACAATAACATCGCATTATCAGAGCCCAAAAGCTCGATGGTTATTGCTGGCCGTtggcgaggagggagcCAATGACTCATGACTCAAGGCTGAGGGCTCAAGGCATATATCATGGATTGTGGAGAATGTTACTTATCCAGTTATGACGTTTGGCGGCAGATAAATGGGCGAAGTCGCAGAAGTTAGTGGTGCAAGATTATATAGCTGCTCTCTCAAGGCGGCAATCGTGGCAATCGGCAACTGCAGAATGGCGCTGCAAATCAGTACTGTGGGTCCATATTCCGTAATTTGCTACTGATAACGATcactcctccctctcccatcAGCATCAATCGCCTGATGAAACATTCTCTAGGTACCATCAAATTCGGTCAGCCGCTACTGTTTCCGATGCATCTCTCGGAGAGGGCTTGGTCTCGATCGTCGGTCAtcgcttctttctctttggCACATTCTCCCATGGCACGGACCCTCCCCTTTAGTCTCACGTCAGCGTCTCGCCAATCTCAAGTTGTACCAGAAATATGGGAGGTGCCTGATGCTTGATGAGCTAGCCGAGCCGTGCCGCCGTCTCTGCGATCTGTGTCCGGGGTGTCGTTAAAACCACCCTTTCCTCATCGAATCCATGTTTCAAAAGCGCAAAATCAAGTCCTGTAGAGAGACAGTGATATCTATCTTCCTGCAACTGAAAGACAAGGAACGAAGGGGTGAAAATTATTCCCATCTGCAGACTCACGAACTCTAAGATGGAAAAGTTCTGAATTGTGTGACAACAGAGTGTTTTTGCTGACGAACAACAAAATGTTCATCTGACGGTTTTCATTTCTCTCATGATGTGATTCAGTTGCTTCTTATCGTTGGCTGGCCTTATCCTCTTGCGCATCCAAAGCGCCATCTCGCAGATGTACATTCGTAGCCAGCGGTATCGGAAGCAAGATTGTAACCAAATCGACATCCGTTGACTGAGTGATTCAATTCCTGTAGcccagcttcttccttcaacTAAATGCGCAATGTTTCTAGACTCCTCAACCTTTAAAACCCATCGTGTACTTCTACGTACACCCTATTTGCAATGGCCGCAAACGTTATTATATCAGCTTCCATCACATGATGTCCAGGGTGCTTTAAATTGAATTGCAAAGGAGATGGCAGGATTCCAAGCAAGTTCTAGAAatattttttcttttgcctGGCGTGGACCATACATACAGAAGATCGATGCAGGttcaatctcttctcaaCCCTGATGGCCAATGCCTTCCCTATCTTTTCTGTTTTCAAATCTTTTCGAAGCCCTGCAGACCAGACACAAGTAATAGTGATTGAGTGATTGATTGATGTCTCTTCCGATTGATCTTTCTGGGTTTTCATGTGGTGCTCGTTTGACATCTCTGCACGAGACATTTTCTGATAGGAAAAGTAAGACGGTCATGTCAAAGTCTTACATTATTGTTGGACTCTTGGCTGCTTAGAATTCAAGAAAGGCTGAGGACTGCTACTACGTATGAGTAATACTCATGATTGAGGCCAGAAATTTAGAACAAGGAAAATTCTCTCATCAACAATCTTAATTTCTTTCCCCCATATTGATCCCATTTCCAGTCAAACAGTGAACACCCCTTTGGAGCATGCTCAGATTAGGTTAAAATCACCGCTGACATATACGACGTGCACTCCTCTCAGGGCGATACATTGTTGCCCCTTAAACCTCAATTCAAGCCCAATCGCAAATTGTAAGTCGCCGGCATATTCAAAGCAAGATAGAGAAACCAGTGGAATTAAGAATCTGAACAAGTCATAGAGATGACAGCAACATTAGTAACAGAATGTGCTTCTTAACAAGTGAAGACCGTAAGAAGTGTCTCTCGGCGGGAGCCGATATTAAAAAAATGAAGGGATGAGTATGTAGATAGACCTGGCACCATTAGCAGGATTGCCGGTCTCTTACCATCATTCCTTTCTTGGGCTCCTATCTTCTGTCAGGACGATGGTTCTAAAACAACTGACGACAGATAATGACTTTTACATAACGGTCGCAATTGAATAACCCGTCTAAAAGTGACTGCAAATCATGGAACTAGAACAATGCGGACTGGAAGACTGAAGACTGTACTTAAATGTATATTGCTGTATGGGTTCTTGTGGGGAAGAATTGGCCAAGAAAAGATGCTAATTCAATAATATAGACAACGAAATCAGAATATAACAATTATGCGGATTAAAAACTACAGGGGGATGTCAATGACGACGGAATGGGGTATCAAGGATGCAGATTGGTGGATCTATTTCTTGACTTGCACCAGGAATCATGTCGGAATCACGGGAGGTATCATGTGGTATGCTTGATGAATCAGTGCGTGAGGGTAGTGGTACGCCTGCCGTTCAGTCAGCTGGAGTGCTCCTCATTGCAGTTAATGGGGCGGAACTTACTCAATCACCGTCTGGTATATGAACTTGAATGACCAAAGATTGCCCTTTGTTCTTTTGatcttgaggatgaaaagccCAGGTAGATTTTTCATCTTACACAACTCAACTGTAAATTTCACTTCGTCCCCGGCGTCCATTCTGTACAAAATTTAGTTTATGCTCGCAACCATTGCAGATTATAGTACACACAATTCCTTGCCATATAATGGTTCAGGTTTGGATGCCATCGACGACTCAGGCAACTCTAGATTTGGCGTGGATTGAGATGGCGGGTTGGGAACCTCATTATCAGTTCGAGTAAGTCGAGCAGGGTGAGCAGAGGATCGAGAACTTCCccgacgaagaagaccCTTGATACCTGCGCTCGATCGGTTAGTCACAGAGGGACTCATAGGCGTAGGCAACCCTCGAGAGTCCGTCTAATGCCATTCGGGGTCAGCGTTCATTCATTGACGATAAAAATAGATCTTACCTTGCTGGTTGAAGCATTATTCATGACCGAGAAAGGATTCATACCTGACCCCGTACTAATGACGCTTCCTAAGCCGATTGAGGAGCCAgcggccttcttctttgctctcGTGCACCTCAATTTGAAATCGCTCTCACGCTTCATCTCCACGCCCATACCGCGCAAGACCTGTATGACTTCCACAAAGACATCTTGCGGTGACTTGGTGGAAAGCGCTGACTGATCAACAAGTCCAGTGTGCACGCGAATTTTGGACTCGTCAAAAGTGAATGTTGAGGCTGATCGTGTACCGATAGTAGTGGGTGGAGACTGCTGCGTTGAAGAACCAATAGTAGGTgtggcagcagcagtcggacgaggaggagttACCATTACTGACGGTGGAGTAGCGTCAGCATCGACGGGTCGTGGCAAAACAGAGGATTTGGTCGGAGTTGCCTTTGTGGTATTCCCCCGATCAGCGGTTGAGCCAATTTTCTCTTCCGTTTCGTCAGTGTTTTCCTGAGAAACCGTCGACGCTTGAGCAGATTCCTGGGCTTTGCTCGCGGGTGATGCAACTTCACCAACTCGTACAAATGACGACTGGGAATCCGACTTAAGGGCCGGCGATTTGCGCTCAGGTACTGTCTCTTTTACAAATGTTTTGCGGCGGAACCAGTCCATGACTTTGGAAGTCCTGCTAGAAGATCCCCGGTAGCTCGGGTAATGGCCCTGCTGCGCAGTAAATGCGTCCAATGCGACAGTCGAGGGGGAGTTTTGGCTCAGTGCAGAGGCATCTGTCCCAACTACGGGACCAACGGAAATTTTCTGGGGAGGTTCGGTGGCAGGGTTCTTGACTAAATgaccagaagaagagagaccAGAAACATTGACGGTTGTATCCTTCTGTTCGGATTGACTAAATAAATAGATTCAGCCATATTGAGAGTGAAAGGCTGAGATAAGAACGTACGTGCTTGGGCCAATTTGAActgttttccttctcttatCCCTCAAAGAGGCAGTGCCGCCAGTAATGGAAGATAACATGTTCTCACCATTGATGTCCTTGTCCATAAGAGGAGTTCCAGGAGCGGCGACCGCAGAAGATGCCTTGCTCTCCCTGCGACTGTTTTAAATTGTTAGAGGATACTTGACATACTGAAATTACTCGATTGCACTCACCTGTGGAAACCGAATTGTAAAGTTCGTCTTCTCGACTTTTTGACACTGTCGCTCTGTGACATCGCCTGGCTCTGGTCCCCATGTTGCTGTAATTGATGTTGCAGAGCAAGAGCACTGGAGCTGGCACTAGGAGGAGACATCTTGCCTTCACCATGTACCGTTGTGTGGGCTTGCGAAGCATGACCCAGAAGTTTCGCCAGTCCAAATTTATCAAGCGACATGCCTTTCCGGTATCGATCCTTTTTCGGAGGTCTAGGGAGCCCAGTCGCAGTGAGTGAAGACTCTGGTTGGGAATCTGAAACAAAGCTGGCGTCCATTGGAGGGGGCATAAAACCATGCCTCTTCCGTTCGTTAACCAGAGAGGCCTTTGGAGTGGTGGCGACTGGGGCCGCCCGCATTTTTGCGCGGGGAGTGACATTGACAggttcctcttcaacagaTGTGGAAACCCGGGGAGTGGAGGGAGATGTCATTTCGTCGATGGAATCAGGCTCATGTTCGGCGGAAGCGGGCGGCAATTTTTCGAGCGGTTCGATGACCTGTGAAGGATCGTTTGCTACGGTAGCGATGCCGAATTCTGCGGGAGGGGCAAGAGGGATCGTTATCGGGACGATAGGCGATGTATCCATTGACTTCTCTCCGGATTGTTGTGTGATACTATCACTTGCCGGTTTGGGCTGCTCGTTGTCCGATGAGCCTGACTCCATCTCAATATCAGTCGATTCTTCTCGTTTCAcgtcaagaagagaagatgcgACCATCCCGGTGTCGGCAGTGCTTGTGGTTTCCATTGACCCATTTGCACATCCGTGGTTGGCATCAAAGGCTTCCTTCGTTCTGTCATATGCCGCTTCCCCGGCATATTCCATTTGAATGGTGCGACGGTTCTTGTGATCTCGCACTGGTGACACTGTTTCCACCGAAGGCTGCATCGCAGTCATTACCGCGGGGGACAGAGCACCGTCGGGGGAATGCATTGGGACGGAGGATGGTGTCTCAACAGTCATGGCAGTAGGGGTATTGATGGACGTCGCAAATGAAAGGCCAGGAGCCATGGACTCAGACCGTGGGCGAGGGGACTCAATTGCAGGGGAACGAATCTCAGCCGGCTGGGAGAGGGCAGCTGGGGGCGTAGCCGACCGCATAGTGAGCGGTACGTCGTCTACTGACTCAGAGTGCTTAGCAATGATTTCGGGAAGTGGGGTGGACCCGGGCATAGCACTATGTGGTCGGCGACGGATTTGATCAAGCGCAGCTGCAGTGATAATCGTGCCGGGGGCACTACTCTGGCTTCGCTGCATATGGGccctctccctcgcctGTAAGGCTTCGCGAGCTTGTATCTGAACTCTGCGGCGCTCTTGCAGCTCCTTTCTGGCTTGTTTACTTTTCCTATACATGGAATCCTGAAAGGCTGCCTCGCATTCCTCAACAGACTTGTTGAACATGTCATGGTAGGGTTTGAGCCATGGATGTTTGACAATGGCAGGTATCTTGATTCGATGCTCGGGGTGAAGGATAAGCATGTGCTGGAGTAGGTTCTTGCCCAGTGGGGATACGTGATCCGGATAATGCAGTTCGGTATTCATGATATAGCGATAAAGCTCAACGACATTTCCAGCATCGGGGTTGTCAGGATCGTCGTCGTATGGAAGATATCCAGCAAGCATGGCGTAAAGGATGACTCCGCAGGACCATATGTCGACCGCGGAACCGTGGTAAGGTGTGTCCAGCACAACAAGCTCTGGCGCGGCATAGCACGGACTTCCGCAACTGGTAGACATGAGGTCCCCTTTGGACAGGTCAAATTGGTTTGCAAACCCGAAATCTGTAATAATAAGATTCCTGTTCTTGTCAAGCAATAAATTTTCCAACTTCAGGTCACGGTGGATGACGCCTTTCTTGTGCAGGTAGTCCACGCCGGATATTAATTGAGCAAAAATTCTTTGACCTTCTTTGTCCTTCAGGTATTCGTTGGCAAGGATGTACTCAAAAAGCTCCCCGCCTGAACTATGTCAGTATAACGTAAAGATACGAAGAACAAGCCTACCTCCAGCAAACTCCAACACAATTCCGATGTATTTGTGCGTATCAAGAACATCGAACATACGCACGATGTTTGGGTGTTTCAATGTCTGAAGGATAAGTCAGTCAACGTACGGGCGTATGGGTATGATTTGCGAGATATCAAGTTCACCTTTAAAACGTTGATTTCCCTTTCAACTTTGCTTGCATGAGCCTCTTCTTGAAGATCACCTCGCCTGATTAACTTGATTGCAACTTCCACGCCGTAGTCCGCATGAACACCCAACTTGACTTTGCCAAATTCGCCTTCTCCCAATGTTTGTAGCACTATATACGGTCCCAAGCCGACCATGGCTCGCCGCGGGTACTCTTGTTTGAATGCGTATACTGAAGGGTGCAAAACATACTCATCTGTCAGCTCCTCGGGCCGCGGCGCCGAGGGCGAATTCAAAGTGGCAGCAGGATTGTGGGAACGGCGGTTAGCAGTACGCGTCGGTTGTTGGGGAGCAGGAGCTTGTACCGGAACGTACGAATGCATGGATGGGTCGGGAAGCGAGGTTGGGATCATGGGCATCGTaatggatgaaggaggcgGCCGTGGCCGAGCAGATTTTGATTGACGGACGTCCGGCGTGGCTAATGCGTTGTTTTCCGATGATTGGGATGGCCCCGCCTGTGTACCGTGGGATGCACCAATGTGTGGATTGTGATCCGGCACTTGCGGATAAAAGTCAGCCGGTGGCTGTTGGTAGTATACTTGAGGCTGTGCCATCGAGGGAACAGTACTTCCGGCAGAAATTGAAGCGTGTGGATAAGGCGCGAACGAATAAGAATGATGGTGAGCGGCGGGTGCTCTTTGCTGGTGCATAGACGCGTTAGATTATTCGCGGAAGGGGGAAAGCGGCAATGTTCGTGTTGACCAAATCGCCAGAGCTAATGGGAATGTAGTTGTTCAGCTTGGACCTTCCAGTGTTTGATAGCTCGGTACCGTGTAACAGAACAAGACAGCGATGACCGTttgggtgaagaagagactaCCGAAGGTAGTatgaaaggaaggagtAAAGATTGAATATGGGGAAAGATCGTTGTAGAGACAATGCAAGACTAGGGCATGATAGTTGGTTGAAGCAGCAAACACCGACTTACAATGTGTTCCACGAGTCTCAATTAGCAATGGCTTGAATGCGCAGTGTCTGAAGAGCGATTCGCACTTAGAGACAATGAAGAAAAGCGGCGGTGGCGGCGTGtaaaaagaggaggagcgaacgacgaaggggaagagatggaagagataatggaatgggaaagagaaggagatgaggtgGGCGACGATTGGTCAAACACGATGGCAGATGTTAGATGTTGGAAGAGGTCCGTGTGCAACAACTAACAACAAACGCCTAGTCGCCTGAAACTCTGCACCCATAATTCCCTGATTGAGTAACTTTCCCGGCGGTTGAACCCCCGACGCGTCAGTAACGGAAACACGCGTTTGGTGAGTTATTCATTATCGGTGTGTATGTATCACTGATGGGGAAATGCATACATGCAACTGTGGCATGCATACACACGGAAAGTATCAATCAAAATTCAAAATTCAGAAAGATAGATGGATCAGTTTTGCGGCTTGACCCTTAACCCAGGATCAATCCTACCGTGACTTACTATATTGTATATGCCGTTCCTGTGTACTTGCGATGTGCCACCCACAGCCATCACTCCCGCTCCATTGAATGACTATCATACCCGCACACGCGGATCACGTTGGTTTCCGTATTCGCTATGTACTGTACGAAGACCTTGTTATGCAGCTACTGGAGTAAttataataataatatatCGCAACAACTTCTTCGTTTGCGTGAGTAGTACGACCCGAGTAGTCTTAGTTCTTAATGGAAAGCAGGAATAACGAACTTCCTTGCATCATCACTAATGGCTGCGAGGCTTCATACCAGAATCACTGCGTCCGTCCGATGAGGGCAATCATTAACGCGTATCGACGGTAGTAGTAGTATGTATGTGTAACAACAGTTATTAGTCATCGATCATCGATCGTAACTTTCGACTTCCCACACTGAAAAAAGCACAGTAGAACACACATTTGTTGTCTGACGGTACTTGACGCGCTTCTCTATCCTCTACGTAAATACACAGCTTAAACTCGAGTGAGTGGTGTGGCTTCTAACTACAACAACGCAAGCATAAAAGTACAAGCATATGGACTTGAAATGGCGTCAACTGAAACTCCGTGCCTTTTGCATCTGTTTCGGAAATGTGAAACGAACACTTTGCTTAtatggaaaagaaaataaGTTTTGCATCCCAGTTATTCCTCGTGATGACATCAGGACATCACACCTGGGCGTACGGCCGTACCGCGAAGCAGCTGGCAGCGACAACGAACAACTGAATGTCGACATGCAAAAGACTGTCTTCGTCGGTGGAGCTTCATGTGATTGAGTCTCAAATTCGCAGTAGGTAGCGTCCTGCCACCGCTTAGTACACCCCGATAATCTTCTAAACTTATCGAATGACTCTCCAGATGACAGAAGACGAACTGCTGAAAACCCTCCCGACCCCCTTCACCTCTGCTTCCTTCATCCAGACTCTCATCACGCTCCCCGACAGCGAGGCTATTGGCTTATGCTTCAATCTACTCATCTCTGGTAAAGTCAACGATGTTGTCTTAGCCAAAGACGTCATAGGGCAAGGACTCGAGAAGGGACTGGTGTACTTCGCGGATGTCCTTGCCTCAACTGAAGAAGtgacagaggaagaacttGAGAAAGTCGTAGGGGCTCGGGAGGAAACATTGCGGGCTTATATAGGGTTAGAAGAAATGCGGCGCCGACTTGACACATGGGAGATCATTTCTCCCAAACAGGTCGCTGCTACTGAGGCCAAAGAGGAAGCGCTCGGCGCTCTTATGATCGACAAAGACGAGAGACAGCCACTTTCTCAAGATGACATGGAGCTTGGTGATCCATGGGGAGGGTACGGAGATcccaaggaagaggatccGAAAGAGTCTACCCTTTTGGACGATCCATGGTTGCAGAATTCATCTGTTCCCGCTTCTGAATCCACTTTTCAAGTTGTGAATACTCCGGCCGCACCTTCCATTACCGCATCTGAAACCGCCGATCCTCTTCCGATCGCCATGTCCGAATTTCTTTCACAGCCAATTGTAATATCGGCTTTGTCTCTCGCTTCTGCTTCATCTTTA
This window harbors:
- a CDS encoding CAMK/CAMKL/Kin4 protein kinase, with translation MHQQRAPAAHHHSYSFAPYPHASISAGSTVPSMAQPQVYYQQPPADFYPQVPDHNPHIGASHGTQAGPSQSSENNALATPDVRQSKSARPRPPPSSITMPMIPTSLPDPSMHSYVPVQAPAPQQPTRTANRRSHNPAATLNSPSAPRPEELTDEYVLHPSVYAFKQEYPRRAMVGLGPYIVLQTLGEGEFGKVKLGVHADYGVEVAIKLIRRGDLQEEAHASKVEREINVLKTLKHPNIVRMFDVLDTHKYIGIVLEFAGGGELFEYILANEYLKDKEGQRIFAQLISGVDYLHKKGVIHRDLKLENLLLDKNRNLIITDFGFANQFDLSKGDLMSTSCGSPCYAAPELVVLDTPYHGSAVDIWSCGVILYAMLAGYLPYDDDPDNPDAGNVVELYRYIMNTELHYPDHVSPLGKNLLQHMLILHPEHRIKIPAIVKHPWLKPYHDMFNKSVEECEAAFQDSMYRKSKQARKELQERRRVQIQAREALQARERAHMQRSQSSAPGTIITAAALDQIRRRPHSAMPGSTPLPEIIAKHSESVDDVPLTMRSATPPAALSQPAEIRSPAIESPRPRSESMAPGLSFATSINTPTAMTVETPSSVPMHSPDGALSPAVMTAMQPSVETVSPVRDHKNRRTIQMEYAGEAAYDRTKEAFDANHGCANGSMETTSTADTGMVASSLLDVKREESTDIEMESGSSDNEQPKPASDSITQQSGEKSMDTSPIVPITIPLAPPAEFGIATVANDPSQVIEPLEKLPPASAEHEPDSIDEMTSPSTPRVSTSVEEEPVNVTPRAKMRAAPVATTPKASLVNERKRHGFMPPPMDASFVSDSQPESSLTATGLPRPPKKDRYRKGMSLDKFGLAKLLGHASQAHTTVHGEGKMSPPSASSSALALQHQLQQHGDQSQAMSQSDSVKKSRRRTLQFGFHSRRESKASSAVAAPGTPLMDKDINGENMLSSITGGTASLRDKRRKTVQIGPSTQSEQKDTTVNVSGLSSSGHLVKNPATEPPQKISVGPVVGTDASALSQNSPSTVALDAFTAQQGHYPSYRGSSSRTSKVMDWFRRKTFVKETVPERKSPALKSDSQSSFVRVGEVASPASKAQESAQASTVSQENTDETEEKIGSTADRGNTTKATPTKSSVLPRPVDADATPPSVMVTPPRPTAAATPTIGSSTQQSPPTTIGTRSASTFTFDESKIRVHTGLVDQSALSTKSPQDVFVEVIQVLRGMGVEMKRESDFKLRCTRAKKKAAGSSIGLGSVISTGSGMNPFSVMNNASTSKTDSRGLPTPMSPSVTNRSSAGIKGLLRRGSSRSSAHPARLTRTDNEVPNPPSQSTPNLELPESSMASKPEPLYGKELMDAGDEVKFTVELCKMKNLPGLFILKIKRTKGNLWSFKFIYQTVIERTTTLTH